From Streptomyces sp. Edi4, one genomic window encodes:
- a CDS encoding branched-chain amino acid aminotransferase yields the protein MTTPTIELKPTSHPLSDAEREAILASPGFGRHFTDNMVTVRWTEGRGWHDAQLVPYAPLSMDPANMTLHYAQTIFEGLKAYRQPDGTVATFRPEANAERFQNSARRIAMPALPTDLFIAACDALIQQDKAWVPSSGEASLYLRPFMIATEVGLGVKPANEYLFIVIASPAGAYFPGGVKPVSVWLSEEYVRAVKGGTGAAKTGGNYAASLVAQAEAAQHGCDQVVWLDAVEHRWIEEMGGMNLYFVYGQKDGTQQIVTPELTGSLLPGITRDSLLKIARDLGYEAVEGRISTEDWKRDNENGTLTEVFACGTAAVITPVGSVKSTRHNWTQGDGEPGEVTMKLRKALLDLQTGAAPDPHGWMHPLG from the coding sequence ATGACGACGCCCACGATCGAGCTCAAGCCCACCTCGCACCCGCTGTCCGACGCGGAGCGCGAGGCGATTCTGGCCAGCCCCGGTTTCGGCCGCCACTTCACCGACAACATGGTGACGGTCCGCTGGACCGAGGGCCGTGGCTGGCACGACGCCCAGCTCGTGCCGTACGCCCCGCTGTCGATGGACCCGGCGAACATGACGCTGCACTACGCGCAGACGATCTTCGAAGGACTCAAGGCCTACCGCCAGCCCGACGGCACGGTCGCCACGTTCCGCCCCGAGGCCAACGCCGAGCGCTTCCAGAACTCCGCCCGCCGCATCGCGATGCCGGCGCTTCCCACCGACTTGTTCATCGCCGCCTGTGACGCGCTGATCCAGCAGGACAAGGCGTGGGTCCCGTCCTCCGGCGAGGCCTCGCTCTACCTGCGCCCCTTCATGATCGCGACCGAGGTCGGCCTCGGCGTGAAGCCGGCCAACGAGTACCTGTTCATCGTGATCGCCTCCCCGGCCGGCGCCTACTTCCCCGGCGGCGTGAAGCCCGTCTCGGTCTGGCTGTCGGAGGAGTACGTGCGGGCCGTCAAGGGCGGCACCGGCGCCGCGAAGACCGGCGGCAACTACGCGGCGTCCCTGGTCGCCCAGGCCGAGGCCGCCCAGCACGGCTGCGACCAGGTGGTCTGGCTCGACGCCGTCGAGCACCGCTGGATCGAGGAGATGGGCGGCATGAACCTGTACTTCGTGTACGGCCAGAAAGATGGAACGCAGCAGATCGTGACGCCGGAGCTGACCGGTTCGCTGCTGCCCGGCATCACCCGCGACTCGCTTCTGAAGATCGCCCGCGACCTCGGGTACGAGGCCGTCGAGGGCCGGATCTCCACGGAGGACTGGAAGCGGGACAACGAGAACGGCACCCTGACCGAGGTGTTCGCCTGCGGTACGGCCGCCGTCATCACCCCGGTCGGCTCGGTGAAGTCCACCCGCCACAACTGGACGCAGGGAGACGGTGAGCCGGGCGAGGTCACGATGAAGCTCCGCAAGGCGCTGCTCGACCTCCAGACCGGCGCGGCCCCGGACCCCCACGGCTGGATGCACCCGCTGGGTTAG